The following are from one region of the Brienomyrus brachyistius isolate T26 chromosome 13, BBRACH_0.4, whole genome shotgun sequence genome:
- the LOC125706884 gene encoding fibroblast growth factor 4B-like — MTVQSVLLPLLVFGVLSGLVRGVPLSGRQNGTLDRHWGSLYSRSLARIHGEKRDTNRDTDYLTGIKRLRRLYCNVGIGFHIQVLPDGRITGVHNENRYSILEISPVERGVVTLFGVRSRLFVAMNSKGKLYGSGHFNDECKFKERLLANNYNAYESTAYPGMYIGLSKVGKTKNGNRISPVTRVTHFLPRI, encoded by the exons ATGACTGTCCAATCGGTCTTATTACCGCTCCTGGTATTTGGAGTGTTGTCCGGCTTGGTGCgaggtgtccccctttctggCAGGCAGAACGGCACGTTAGACCGACACTGGGGGAGCCTCTACTCGCGGTCCTTGGCTCGGATCCACGGGGAAAAAAGAGATACCAACCGGGACACTGACTATCTTACTGGAATCAAAAGGCTGCGGCGTCTTTACTGCAATGTGGGTATTGGATTTCATATACAAGTGCTACCGGACGGAAGAATCACTGGAGTCCACAACGAAAATCGATACA GTATTCTGGAAATTTCTCCAGTGGAAAGAGGAGTGGTCACCCTCTTTGGCGTCCGTAGCCGTCTGTTCGTGGCCATGAACAGCAAAGGGAAGCTGTATGGATCT GGTCATTTCAACGACGAGTGCAAGTTCAAAGAAAGGCTCCTGGCGAATAATTATAACGCCTACGAGTCCACGGCGTATCCGGGGATGTACATAGGCCTGAGCAAAGTGGGGAAAACGAAAAACGGGAACCGCATCTCACCAGTGACCAGAGTCACACATTTCCTGCCAAGAATATGA